GTGGCGCGGCACGCCATGCCCGCGGGGCAGTCGCCGCCGTCGCCGAGCGCGTTGCAGCCCTTGGCGCACACGCCGCCGCTCACGCAGGAGAGGCCGCCGTCGCAGGCGTGGGCGTTGTCGCACTGGCCGACGAGCTTGCTGCCGCAGCCGACGGCCAGCGCGAGCACGACGAGCACGGCGATCCGCGAACGCATCGGCTAGTTGTCCGGATGCTCGAGCCGCTTCTTCGCCTTCTGGTACAGCTCCTCGCTCGGCGAGGTCATGTCCATCACCGCGTGGTACAGCTTGCGCGCGCTCTCCGCATCGCGGGCCTCTTCTTCGTACGCTTGCAGGTACACGTCCTGCGCGCGCGCGTGCAGGCTCGTGAGGCCCTCCTTCGCAGTGGGCTCGCCCGGCTTGATCTGCAGCGCCTTGTTGAAGGCCTTGGCCGCGAGCGCGTAGTCCTGCCGCGCCGCCGCGTTGCGGCCCTTGATCACCAGCCCGCGCACCATGCGGTTCTTGATGCGGCTCATCAGCGGGCCCGTGGGCTCGATGTCCTCGAGCGCGGAGAGCGCCTTGTCGAGCGGCGCCACCTCGGCCTCGTAGTTCTGGTCGTTGTCGAGGCCGTCGGCGTCCTCCATGTTCTTGGAGAACGAGCGCACCTTGCCGGCGAGATCGCGGGCGCGCGTCCTCACCGCGGGGTTGTTGGTGCTCTCGGAGATGCGCTGGAACTCGTTGGCCGCGCGGTCGAAGCCGCCGGGCGAGTTGGCCTCCTGGAACTTGCGGAAGCCCGACGCCAGCTCCTGGCGCGTGGACTCGTCGGCCTTGCGCTTCTTGAGCTCCTTCATCATCCGCTCGCGCTGCTTCTTGTTCTTGATGTTCTTGAGCGCGGCGTTGTCGATGGCCGACTGCCGGTCGGAGATCAGCTTCTGCACCTGGTCGGCCTTGCCGGTGTCCATGGACTGCAGCTTGGGCAAGAGCGCGCGGGCGCCGTCGAGGTCGCCCGACTGCACCTTGAGCGCGGCCTGCCCGGCCAGGTAGTCGCTCTGCTGCTTGTCGAGGTTCTTGAGCTCGTCGGCGGCCTTGTCACCCACCAGCACGGAGTCGGTCCAGACCGCCTTCAGCTTGTCGCGGGCGTCGTCGTAGCGGTGCTCGGCGATCATGCCCTCGGCGGCCATGAAGTTCTCCTTGGCCTCCTTCTCCTTCTTGGTGCGCTCGCGCAGGTCGGACACGTCGCTGTTGGTGGGATCGAGCTTGGTGAGCTCGTCCCAGTCGGCGTTGGCCTTGTCGAAGTCGGCGGCCTGGAGCGCCGCCTTGCCGTCCTTCATGAGATCCGCGAGCTGCGTGTCGCTGGGCTGCGGCGCCAGCGGCTTGGCCGGTCCCGGAGGACGCAAGAGCATCACCAGCACGCCGCCGAGCACCAGCGCCACCGCCACGATGGCGAAGATGATGATCCCGCCGCCGCGCTTCTGGCCGGCGTTGGTGTGCATGTCGATCGACACCGCGCCGGTGGGTCCGTCGCGACGCGGCGGGGCTCCGCGCCGGGGCGGCGGCGCCTCGTCGTCGATGGGCTCTTCTTCGTCCGCGGGCTCGACGTCGGGCGGCGGCTCGGGCTGCTTGGGCCGGCGGCGCTCCTCGAGCGCGGCGATCTCGTCGATCACCTTGAGGATGGTGGTGCCGACCATGATCTCGTCGCCGTGGCCCACCTGCGCCTCGTCGATCTTCTGGCCGTTGACCTTGGTGCCGTTGCCGCTGCCCAGGTCGCGCACGATCGACCCGGACATGCCCACGATGATCTCCAGATGCCGCCGCGAGCTGGCGGTGTCGCGCAGCTTGAGGTCGCAGCCGTCGCCGCGGCCCACCACCATGCGGCCGCCGCGGACGCGCTTCTTGCGGCCGGCGTCGGCGCCCTCGATGACCTCGATGGTGATGGGCGGGCCGGCGTGGGTGGCCTCGTTGTCGGGCGGGCCTTCGTTCTCGCCTTCGACGGAGTCGTCGTCAGCGCCGCTCGTATCGAGCATGCGGGTGTGGCCGACCTCGGGATCCTCGTCGCTCGCGGGACGCTGGCGAACGCCGGGGCGACTGGAGAGAGCGGAGCGGCTGGCGGGGCGGGCCTGGGCGCTGGAGCGCGAGCCCGGTCGGGCGCCGCTCACCACGCGGAGGTTGGAGCGGCTCGGACGCGGCAGCTCGTCCTCGGGAATTTCAGATTCGGCGGTGCCGGGGTGCTCGTCGGGTGGATCTTCGTCCGCCGGGCGCATCGCGCCACGCCGGGACCTCCCGCTGATGGGCCGGTCACTCATCCTGCACTTTCAGCAAGCCGAGAAGCGATCGTAAGGCTCAGAAACCCCAGGGTCAATCCGACGATTGGGCCGCGGAAAGCATCCACTTTGCGCGGGTTTCCCCGAGGCGCTCCGACGCGCGCGTGCTTGGGGAACGGTACAGGTGATCGGTGTGCGGTGATCGGCAGACGCGCGTCGAGGGCGGGATCCGCCTTCGCGCCGTTCTTTCCTGACGCATCGCGGCTTGGCGCCGATCTCCGACTTCGCTACATGGGCGCCCGATTTTTGGGCGCCGGAGCCGCGGGAGGGCCGGAGCACATGGAAACAATCAGGAAAGGTGTGCCACGCGTGCCGGTGCTCGTCAGCGTGCCCCGCCGCAACACCCCGGTGCGCATGGAGGCGGTCCCCGCCCCGCGCGCCAACAAGGTCTACGTGTGGCGCTCGCTGGTGCTGCGCCCGGACGAGTTCGAGGACATCGTCGCCGCCGGCCGCCGCCGGCCCCCGCTCAACCGGGGAAGGTGAAGCCCACCTCGAGCCGCGGCAGCGCGGGCGAGTCGCCCTCGCGGAAGTGCAGGTCCAGCCCCACCAGCCCGTAGGCGTGCACCAGCGAGGAGCTGGAGTTGAGCTCCCCGCCCACGTAGAGCCCCAGGTTCGTGCCCCAGCTGTCGATCGAGCCGCCCGTGAGCGGCCCCGAGAGCTCCGGCTCCGTGGCGTAGGTGAACTGCACCTGGGCCACGCCAAAGATCGATCCCGATCGGCCGCGGCTGGAGACGATCGCCGACGGCTGCAGGCCCCAGTCGCGCAGGCCGGTGATGTGACGCGCGCCCGAGCCGCTCTCCGCGAAGGCCGGGTTGCGAAAGCCCGTCCACTGGCCCTGCAGCGAGAGCGCGAACGCCAGCGACTGGTCGCCCGCCACCCGGAGCTTGGGCCCGACGCCGAGCTGGGTGGCCGCGCCGTAGAGGGTGTCCACGTTGAAGTCGACGTCCATCGCGCGGGTCAACCCCACGCCGGCCATGCCCTGCACGTACGGAAAGCCCGCGGCCAGCGCGAAGCGCACCGAGCCCGGCCCCATGGCCTGGGCGTCGAAGAGGGAGTTGGTGGGCAGGTCGACCTGGCGCTTCACGGCGTCGCCAAACGCCGCGGGCACGGCGAGCACGAGCACCAGCGCGGTGGCGACGGCGCGAACCATGGCGCGCACTCTACCCCGGCCCGTGCGGCCAAGTGGAGCGGGCGCGGGCGCAACGTCTGGCGGTCCGCCGCCTTGACTCGCGACGAAAGCCCTTCTCATCATCGAGGTCCTCATGCGGCCGTCCTACTGTGCGGAGTGCAACGGGCACCTCGACCCGTACCTGCCCGATTGCCCCCACTGCGGCGCGCACATCGAGCAGCACGACCGCGACGCGCACCACGACAAGGACATCCGCGTCCAGCGCGACGCGGGCGGCCGCGCCGTGGAGGTGCACCGCAAGTGGAAGGTGCACGTGCCCTGGGGCCTCTTCCTGCTGCTCGGGCTGTACTCGGCGGCGGCCTACGCCTACGTGCAGTACAGCGACCAGACCTCACCGCAGACCATCGCCGCGCAGCACCTCGCCGCCGCCGAGCAGATCCTGGGCAGCGACAACGGCGAGACCGCCAAGGCCGAGTCGCTCCAGCGCGCGTACGCGCACCTCATCGAGGCGCTCACCTTGACGCCCGAGGACAGCTGGGGCCAGCAGGAGCTGGAGAAGGTCACCTGGGCCATGGCCCGCCGGGGCACCAAGCCGCCCGCGGAGCTCAAGCGCCGCGCCGACTTCATCGCCGCCTCGTGGCAGTCGATTCAGGCCGGCAAGCAGAGCCAGCTCCCCGAGAGCGCCAACGAGCGCTTCGGCTTCGACGCCATCGAGAGCAAGGCCGTGCGCCTGCAGCGCTACCTCTCCCTGGGCGGGGTGGTGATCTTTCTCCTGTGGATCTACCGCGAGTTCCAGGACTACAAATTCCTGCACAAGCGCGACGACGAGCACGAGCTCCTCCGCCGCGACGAGCTGCACGAGCTCGACGTTCATCGCCGCCGCTAGAGAAAACGGAACGCCACCGTGATCGAGCAACTGGGCCGGTACAAGCTCACCGCACGCATCGCCACCGGCGGCATGGCCGAGGTCTTCCTCGCGCGCGCCGAGGGTGTCCAGGGCTTCACCCGCACGTCGGTGGTGAAGCGCCTCCTGCCCCACCTGGCCCGCGAGCCGGCCGTGGTGGAGATGTTCCTCAACGAGGCGCGCCTCACCGGCCGGCTCGATCACCCGAACATCGTGCAGGTGCTCGACCTCGGGCAGACCAACGGTCACTACTACATCGCCATGGAGTTCCTCGACGGGCGCGCGCTCGCCGAGGTCCGCGACGCCGCCCGCGCCCAGGGCGGCATGCTGCCCATGGGCTTCGTGCTCAAGGTGATGAGCGAGTCGCTCGCCGGGCTGCACCACGCACACGAGGCCCGCAGCGAGGACGGCGCGCCGCTGAATGTCGTCCACCGCGACTTCAACCCCGATAACATTTCCGTTACATACGACGGCCGCATCAAGGTGCTCGACTTCGGCATCGCCAAGAGCCAGGGCGCGGTGTCGAGCACGGAGCCGGGCACGCTCAAGGGCAAGTACTTCTACATGAGCCCGGAGATGGTGCTAGGCAACCCTCTCGATCGACGCGCCGACATCTTCGCCACCGGCGTCACCCTCTACGAGCTGCTCTGCGACAAGCGGCCGTTCGAGGGCGACACGCCCAACGCCATCCTCTCCGGCATCGCCTACGGCACGCCCATCTCGCCGCGCTCGCTGAATCCGCAGATCCCGCCGGAGCTGGAGAGCCTCATCCTGCGCTGCATGGCGCGCTCGCCCAATGAGCGCCCGCCCACCGCGCAGGCCGTGAAGGACGAGCTCGACGCCATCCTCCCGCGGGTGGGCGCGTTCGGCAGCGCCGAGGTGGCGCAGCTGATGGAGCTGCTCTTTCCGCCCGCGGACGCGGAGCGCTCGCGCATGAACGAGCTCCGCAAGATCGATCCCAGCATGCCCGGGCAGTCGCTCATCCCGGTCTCGCCGACGGCGCTGGACACCACCGCCAAGAGCGCGGACGTCGCCAGGCTCAAGCAGCAGGCCGCGCAGAAGATCAAGCCGCCCAGGCCGCCGTCGAAGCCGCTCACCCAGAAGCAGAAGATGATTGCCGGCGGCGCTCTCGCAGGCGTGCTCGTGCTCGGGCTGGTGACGTGGAAGGTGATCCTCCCCATCGTCAACAGGCCGCCCGACGCGGCCACCGTGCACCTCGACGAGCTCGAGAAGGCCTACAAGGCCTCGCCCGACGACGCCGCGGCCGCCGACAGGTACGCCGACGCGCTCGTGGTCGCCGGCAAGGAAGACGCCGCCGAGAAGGTGGTGGACAAGCTGCTCGCGACCAAGGACGACGCGCGCGCACACGTGCTCAAGGGCGACCTCTTCTTGAAGCACCGCTTCGGCACCAAGGCGATGGAGGAGTACGACAAGGCGCTCAAGCTCGAGCCCAACGACTCCACCGCCCTCGCCCACCGCGGCCGGATGAAGCTCGCCATGGGCCAGGTCTCCGACGCACGCAACGACCTGGCGCGCGCGCTCGCGCAGCGGCCGGGTGACAAGCAGCTCGTGCTCGAGGTGGCCGACGTGCAGGCGCGCGCGGGGGACTGGGCGGCCTCGCTGAACACGCTCGGCACCAGCCGCTTCCAGCGCGACGCCGAGATCCACATGCTCATGGGCTTCGCGTACTTCAACATGCAGGACGACGCGAACGCGCTGAAGCAGCTGATCGCCGCGGAGAGGCTCAAGCCCGATCTCGCGCGCACCCAGCTCTACCTGGGCTTCGTGTACTACCACCAGGACAAGCGCGACAAAGCCATCGAGAGCTACCGCAACGCGATCAAGTTCACGAAGACGCCGGACACCTATTCGGCGCAGGCCCACGACGCGCTCGGCGACATCCTCCTCGGCCAGAACGACAAGGCCGGCGCCAAGACCGAGTTCGCGGCCGCGATCAAAGACGACCCGACGCTCGGCGGCACCAAGGAAAAGCTGAAGAAGCTCGAGTAGCGCCATGGCCGACGAGCGGCTCCAGGTGGCGTCGCGCCCGGCCGAGGGTGGCACGTGCCCGGGCTGCGGCCAGACCGTGGACGGCGCGCGCTGCGCCTGGTGCGGCGTCGCGACATCACCGAATGGTTACGTCGTCGAGAAGGTGATCGCCCGCGGTCCGCACGGCCGCGTGTACCTCGCGCGCGACGCCGAGGGCCGAGCGGTGGCGCTCAAGGAGCTGCAGTTCGCGCAGGTGCCGACCACCGCCGAGATCGACGCGTTCGAGCGCGAAGCGGCCACGCTCGCGCAGCTCTCGCATCCGCGCATCCCGAAGTTTCTGCGGAGCTTCACGGAGGGCGTCGGCGTGGGGCTGCGGCTCTACCTTGCCGCTGAGCACGTGGCCGGCGAGCCGCTGTCCGCGCGCATCGCCCGAGCGCCGCTGACGGAAGCCGAAGCGCGCGACGTCGCCAAGCAGGTGCTGGAGGTGCTCGCGTTCCTGCACGGCCAGCGGCCCGCGCTCGTGCACCGCGACGTGAAGCCCGACAACCTGATCCTCCGCCCCGACGGTGGCGTGGCGCTGGTGGACTTCGGCACCGCGCGGGCGCTGAGCGGCACGCGCACCTTCGGATCGACGCTCGTGGGAACGTTCGGGTACATGCCGCCGGAGCAGCTCGGTGGAACCGTGGACCCGTCGAGCGATCTCTACGCGCTCGGCGCCACGCTGCTCCACGCGCTCTCCGGCAAGCCGCCCGGCGAGCTGCTGCGGCCGGATCTCGCGCTGGAGCTGCCCGCAAACGTGCCCGCGTCGCTGCGGCCGTTTCTGCTCGGGCTGCTCGAGCGTGATCCCAAGCTGCGCCTTCGCTCCGCGCAGGCCGCCCTGGACGTGCTCGAGGGCCGCAGCGTGCGCGCGCAGAAGCCGAAGGCCACGCGGCCGATCTTTCTCCTCTTTGGCGTCGCGGCGGTGGCGCTGGGAATCTCCGTCCTGGGCCTCAGCCTGGCGATCCGGCCGATGAACCTGGTGACGCTGCCCGTGCCGAGCCCGGACACGCGCGGGCTCCCGTACGGCAGCGACGCCGCCAAGCGCTGGTTCACGCAGCAGAAGCCGCGCTGCAACGCGCTCGAGGTCACCCAGGCCATTCGCCAGAGCCCGCCGCCACCAGGCTGGGACGGCGCGGGCTACGCGGCCAGCTGCTACGCCCTCGCGGGGCGCGTGGATGACGCGCGGCGCACCCTCGCGCAGGTCGATCCGCGCGCGCAGCCCAACGCCGCCGCCATCCTCTTCGAGCTCGGCCATCCCATCGCCGACTCCGGCGACGATCTCTCCGCCGCGCAGATGATGAACCTGGTGCTCGAGTTCTGGCCGCAGAACTACCAGGCGCGCTACCACGCGGGCATGAGCGACTACGCGCTCGGGCACACCGAGCAGGCACGCGCAAACCTCGAGCGCTTCCTGCGCGAGTACCACCAGAACGACGGCTTCACCCGCGCCGCGCGCGAGGTCCTGAGCCGCATCCAGAATGGGCAAGCCTCCGACGGTGTGCGACGCGGTCCGCAAGAGTAGGAGCGCAAGCCCTGCGCGCAGCCACGCCCCTCGACAGCGATCGGCGCAACCCCATCGCGCTTGGGCAACCCTCCTCTGCTGGCGCGAACATTGCTGATCCGCCTGCCCAGGCTGCAGTCCACCGCTTCGAGAACCGACACATGTCCAATCCGGATTCGCGCTCAACCCATGCACTCGCCGCGCTGCAGTCCGCGCTTCATGACGTGCGGCAGTCGCTGGCGCGTGGCGAGCTGGCGTCCGCGCTCGCCGAGCCCGAGCTGCGCGCCCTCGCGCAAGCGCTGGCCGACGAGTCTCACGCGCTGGGCGCCGAGCTGCACGGCGCCCTCCTTCGCGAAGGATCCGCCACGCCGACGCCGGCTGCCAGACCCGGGGCGATCAGCGTGCTCGCCGTGGATGACGACCCCGTGGCCCTGGCGGCGCTCGCCGAGGTGCTCGCGCCCGAGTTCGAGGTCACCACCACCACCGACCCGTACCAGGCGCTTCACCTCGCCCGCGAGCGCGCGCCCGAGGCGATCCTCTGCGACCTGCGCATGCCCGGCCTCGACGGGCTGGCCCTGGTGCGCACCCTGCACGGCGACCCAACCACCCGCTCCATTCCGGTGCTGCTGGTCTCTGCCGAATCGGACATCCCCGAGAAGCTCCTCGCCTTCGAGGCGGGCGCCATCGACTACCTCACCAAGCCCGTCTCGGTGGACGAGCTCGCCGCCCGCCTGCGCTCCGCGGTGCAGCGGGGGCGCGAGCTGCGCCATGGCCGCGAGCTTCAGGAGACCGACGAGCTCACCGGGCTCACCAATCGCCGCGGGTTCCGCACGTTCCTCTCGGAGGCCATCCGCAGCGCCGTCGAGGGTGGGCGACCGCTGGCGGTGGCCATGCTCGACCAGGACGGACTCAAGGCCATCAACGACACGCTGGGGCACGCCGCCGGCGACGCGGCGCTGCGGCTCCTGGCGAGCACCCTCCGGAAGGTGAAGCGCGACGCCGACTGCGCTTGCCGCCTGGGAGGCGATGAGTTCGCGCTGGTGATGCCGGGCGCCGATCTCGCCGGTGCCAGCCGCGCTCTGGAGCGCCTGGAGCGTGAGCTCGCCGCCACGCCGCTCGCGCTCGAGAACGAGGCGCGCATCCTCCTGCGCGCGAGCGTGGGCATCGCCCAGCTCGACGCCTTCGATGACCTGCGGGGTGACTCGCTCCTGGGTCGCGCCGATGCAGCGCTCTACGAGATGAAGCGCCGCCACCACGGCGAGGCGCCGCGGCCGCGGACCGGCGAGCTCCAGCGCGTCGGCAGTTGAGCGAGCCGACAGGTCGGCTTGCGAAGCCAAGCCAGGCCCGGAATTCCGTGCTAGAGAGCCGCGCGTTCGCAACGGAGGCGCGCGTGCTGCTCCAGGGCAAGAAGATCCTCATCACCGGCGTGCTCACCCCGCAGTCGATCGCGTTTGCGGTTGCGGAGCTGTGCATCAAGGAAGGCGCCGAGGTGGTGCTCACAGGCTTCGGCCGCGGCAAGAGCCTCACCGAGCGCAGCGCCAAGCGGCTCTCGCCGGCGCCCGAGGTGCTCGAGCTGGACGTCACCAAGAGCGACGACTTCAAGGCGCTCACCGACTCGCTCACCAAGAAGTGGGGCAAGCTCGACGGCGTGCTGCACGCGGTGGCCTTCGCGCCCGAGGACGCGCTCGGCGGCAACTTCCTCAACACGCCGTGGGAGAGCGTGCAGACGGCGATGCGCGTGTCGGCGTTCTCGCTCAAGGAGCTCGCGGTGGCGTGCAAGCCGCTCATGAAGGACGGCGGCTCGATCGTCGCGATCGACTTCGACAACCAGAGCGTGGCCTGGCCCATCTACGACTGGATGGGCGTGTGCAAGGCCGCGCTCTGCGCCGTGGTGCGCTACCTCGCGCGCGATCTCGGCCCGAGCAAGATCCGCGTGAACGCCGTGGCCGCAGGGCCGCTCTCGACGGTGGCCGCGAAGGGTATCCCCGGGTTCAAGGCGCTCGAGGCCGGCTGGGGCAAGCAGGCGCCGCTGGGCTGGAGCAGCAAGGATCAGGACGCGGTCGCGCGGACCATTGCAGCCGTCCTCAGCGACCTCATGCCTTCCACGACTGGCGAGATCATCCACGTGGACGGCGGCTACCACGCGATTGGCGCGCCGCCCGTGGACACCGCGGCGGAGAAGGCCGCCGATCCGGCAGCGACGTAACCGAAGCGTTACATCACCGAACGGTTAACTAGACGCGCTCCACGCTGCGGTGCAGCGCCGTCTCCTTCACCATTCGACGGAGCGTGAGCACCACGCGGTTCTGCACCAGGCGCATGTCGCGCTGGGCGTCGCACTCTTCGCAGAGGTGCGCGCGCCAGCCGCGCAGATCATGGGGCTCCTGGAGGATCCACGTCGAGGTCTGGCCCACCGTCCGACTGCCACAACCCGTGCACATCATGGCTGCCTCCTCGTTCCCCTCGTCGATCAGTGTCAACGTCCGAGCCAGGAATTCGGCCTGTCACACGAAGCGGATCCGGAACCGGAACGGATCGCCCCAGAGGATGCGCTCATCCTTCGCGCGCTGCGGCGTCACGCGCACCCCACATCCGGCGCAGGTGTAGACGCCTCCATCCACCTGGAACTTCGTGGTCTTGTTGCAGCGTGTGCAGTAGCGATTCAACGTGGCCATGGCGGCCTCCATCTGTTCATCGTGGGTACGCACCACGCGCCCGTTCGATTCAACGCCCACCCCACCCGACCTCGCCCACCACCGTCGCGTTCCCTGCCGGGTGACAAAGCATTGGGCGTGCCCACGCCTGCCCGCTCGGCAAGGGCGCGAGAAGACGCACGGCCGCCTGGTTGGCGGCTCTGGCAAGTGCGTCATGCGCTTCCCGGTGGTGTGTAAAAACTGCGGTCGCGCAGTGACGAGAAACGGCAGCGCCGTGAGCCCCATCACTGCGGGAATTTACGTGCCGGGCTGGAGGTCTTGCTGCCTGCGGTGGAGGTGCGATGAGCATTCGATTGCGACGTCGTGACGATCCGCGTCGGGTGCGCGGCCTGCACTGCACCGAGCTCGAGCTCGCAGCGCCACATGTCTTGGCCGCGCACGACGGCCTCACCATCGCGCACCTCTCGGATCTGCACGTGGCGCCGCGCCGGGCCCCGCGCGCGCTGCACCACGCGGTGCGGCTCGCGAACGCGGCGCGCCCGGATCTCGTGGCGCTCACCGGCGACTACGTGTGCTTCTCGGCCAAGCGCCTCGACGCGCTCCGCCGCGCGCTCGAGCCGCTCGAGGGTCCGGTGGTGGCGGTGCTGGGCAACCACGATCACTGGACCGATCCGGACGCGGTGCAGCGCGTGCTCGAGGATCTGGGCATCACCGTGCTGCGCAACGCGCACCGCACGCTGCACCTGCGCGGCGAGCCGCTGCACGTGGTGGGGCTCGATGACAACGTCACCCGACACGCCGACGTCGCGCGTGCGTTCGCGCAGGTGCCCGCGCGCGGGACGCGGCTGGTGCTCTCGCACGATCCCAACGCGGCCGATGCGCTCACCGATCGCGACGCGGCGCTGGTGCTCTCCGGGCACACCCACGGCGGCCAGGTGCGGCTGCCGGGGATCACCAAGCTGCTCGCGAAGCGCGCCGGGCTGCGCTACCTCGCCGGCCTCTACGACGTGAAGGGCCTGCCGCTCTACGTGAGCCGCGGGCTGGGCCAGTCGCTGCCCTTGCGCATCGGGGCCCGGCCGGAGCTGGGCCTGTTCCGCTTGCGGCGGGCCCACCTGCGCC
Above is a window of Deltaproteobacteria bacterium DNA encoding:
- a CDS encoding FHA domain-containing protein yields the protein MRPADEDPPDEHPGTAESEIPEDELPRPSRSNLRVVSGARPGSRSSAQARPASRSALSSRPGVRQRPASDEDPEVGHTRMLDTSGADDDSVEGENEGPPDNEATHAGPPITIEVIEGADAGRKKRVRGGRMVVGRGDGCDLKLRDTASSRRHLEIIVGMSGSIVRDLGSGNGTKVNGQKIDEAQVGHGDEIMVGTTILKVIDEIAALEERRRPKQPEPPPDVEPADEEEPIDDEAPPPRRGAPPRRDGPTGAVSIDMHTNAGQKRGGGIIIFAIVAVALVLGGVLVMLLRPPGPAKPLAPQPSDTQLADLMKDGKAALQAADFDKANADWDELTKLDPTNSDVSDLRERTKKEKEAKENFMAAEGMIAEHRYDDARDKLKAVWTDSVLVGDKAADELKNLDKQQSDYLAGQAALKVQSGDLDGARALLPKLQSMDTGKADQVQKLISDRQSAIDNAALKNIKNKKQRERMMKELKKRKADESTRQELASGFRKFQEANSPGGFDRAANEFQRISESTNNPAVRTRARDLAGKVRSFSKNMEDADGLDNDQNYEAEVAPLDKALSALEDIEPTGPLMSRIKNRMVRGLVIKGRNAAARQDYALAAKAFNKALQIKPGEPTAKEGLTSLHARAQDVYLQAYEEEARDAESARKLYHAVMDMTSPSEELYQKAKKRLEHPDN
- a CDS encoding protein kinase, coding for MIEQLGRYKLTARIATGGMAEVFLARAEGVQGFTRTSVVKRLLPHLAREPAVVEMFLNEARLTGRLDHPNIVQVLDLGQTNGHYYIAMEFLDGRALAEVRDAARAQGGMLPMGFVLKVMSESLAGLHHAHEARSEDGAPLNVVHRDFNPDNISVTYDGRIKVLDFGIAKSQGAVSSTEPGTLKGKYFYMSPEMVLGNPLDRRADIFATGVTLYELLCDKRPFEGDTPNAILSGIAYGTPISPRSLNPQIPPELESLILRCMARSPNERPPTAQAVKDELDAILPRVGAFGSAEVAQLMELLFPPADAERSRMNELRKIDPSMPGQSLIPVSPTALDTTAKSADVARLKQQAAQKIKPPRPPSKPLTQKQKMIAGGALAGVLVLGLVTWKVILPIVNRPPDAATVHLDELEKAYKASPDDAAAADRYADALVVAGKEDAAEKVVDKLLATKDDARAHVLKGDLFLKHRFGTKAMEEYDKALKLEPNDSTALAHRGRMKLAMGQVSDARNDLARALAQRPGDKQLVLEVADVQARAGDWAASLNTLGTSRFQRDAEIHMLMGFAYFNMQDDANALKQLIAAERLKPDLARTQLYLGFVYYHQDKRDKAIESYRNAIKFTKTPDTYSAQAHDALGDILLGQNDKAGAKTEFAAAIKDDPTLGGTKEKLKKLE
- a CDS encoding serine/threonine protein kinase, giving the protein MADERLQVASRPAEGGTCPGCGQTVDGARCAWCGVATSPNGYVVEKVIARGPHGRVYLARDAEGRAVALKELQFAQVPTTAEIDAFEREAATLAQLSHPRIPKFLRSFTEGVGVGLRLYLAAEHVAGEPLSARIARAPLTEAEARDVAKQVLEVLAFLHGQRPALVHRDVKPDNLILRPDGGVALVDFGTARALSGTRTFGSTLVGTFGYMPPEQLGGTVDPSSDLYALGATLLHALSGKPPGELLRPDLALELPANVPASLRPFLLGLLERDPKLRLRSAQAALDVLEGRSVRAQKPKATRPIFLLFGVAAVALGISVLGLSLAIRPMNLVTLPVPSPDTRGLPYGSDAAKRWFTQQKPRCNALEVTQAIRQSPPPPGWDGAGYAASCYALAGRVDDARRTLAQVDPRAQPNAAAILFELGHPIADSGDDLSAAQMMNLVLEFWPQNYQARYHAGMSDYALGHTEQARANLERFLREYHQNDGFTRAAREVLSRIQNGQASDGVRRGPQE
- a CDS encoding diguanylate cyclase, with protein sequence MSNPDSRSTHALAALQSALHDVRQSLARGELASALAEPELRALAQALADESHALGAELHGALLREGSATPTPAARPGAISVLAVDDDPVALAALAEVLAPEFEVTTTTDPYQALHLARERAPEAILCDLRMPGLDGLALVRTLHGDPTTRSIPVLLVSAESDIPEKLLAFEAGAIDYLTKPVSVDELAARLRSAVQRGRELRHGRELQETDELTGLTNRRGFRTFLSEAIRSAVEGGRPLAVAMLDQDGLKAINDTLGHAAGDAALRLLASTLRKVKRDADCACRLGGDEFALVMPGADLAGASRALERLERELAATPLALENEARILLRASVGIAQLDAFDDLRGDSLLGRADAALYEMKRRHHGEAPRPRTGELQRVGS
- the fabI gene encoding enoyl-ACP reductase FabI — its product is MLLQGKKILITGVLTPQSIAFAVAELCIKEGAEVVLTGFGRGKSLTERSAKRLSPAPEVLELDVTKSDDFKALTDSLTKKWGKLDGVLHAVAFAPEDALGGNFLNTPWESVQTAMRVSAFSLKELAVACKPLMKDGGSIVAIDFDNQSVAWPIYDWMGVCKAALCAVVRYLARDLGPSKIRVNAVAAGPLSTVAAKGIPGFKALEAGWGKQAPLGWSSKDQDAVARTIAAVLSDLMPSTTGEIIHVDGGYHAIGAPPVDTAAEKAADPAAT
- a CDS encoding metallophosphoesterase, which translates into the protein MSIRLRRRDDPRRVRGLHCTELELAAPHVLAAHDGLTIAHLSDLHVAPRRAPRALHHAVRLANAARPDLVALTGDYVCFSAKRLDALRRALEPLEGPVVAVLGNHDHWTDPDAVQRVLEDLGITVLRNAHRTLHLRGEPLHVVGLDDNVTRHADVARAFAQVPARGTRLVLSHDPNAADALTDRDAALVLSGHTHGGQVRLPGITKLLAKRAGLRYLAGLYDVKGLPLYVSRGLGQSLPLRIGARPELGLFRLRRAHLRLAI